Proteins found in one Pseudomonadota bacterium genomic segment:
- a CDS encoding flagellar basal body P-ring protein FlgI gives MKGMVVILSAILVVLSASHAQAIRLKDMASVKGVRNNQLIGYGLVVGLDGTGDGSQAAFTTQGLINMLENMGVHVNEQSVKVKNVAGVMISATLPPFVKTGQSIDVTVSSLGDCSSLQGGTLIATPLKGLDGQVYAIAQGAVSIGGFESTGVRGAQKKHLTVARIPSGATVEREVALTFAGKKIITISLDSADFTTISRTVNAIDAFLGGTYATAKDGATVDIVVPEKFYNQEVTLLAALENLSITPDASAKVVLDERTGTVVMGENVRISHLALSHGNLSLQITAEQSRPRLPNAPSNENISARDLENRLVTLSVGTTLGEVVRALNSVGVTPRDLISIFQSIKASGALQADLEII, from the coding sequence ATGAAGGGAATGGTTGTTATTCTTTCAGCAATATTGGTGGTTTTGTCCGCAAGCCACGCCCAGGCAATTCGATTGAAAGACATGGCATCGGTGAAGGGCGTCAGAAACAATCAGCTCATCGGCTACGGTCTGGTTGTGGGCTTGGACGGCACAGGAGACGGAAGTCAGGCAGCCTTTACCACCCAGGGTCTGATCAATATGTTGGAGAATATGGGGGTGCATGTCAACGAGCAAAGCGTCAAAGTCAAAAACGTCGCGGGAGTGATGATCAGCGCGACCCTTCCGCCTTTTGTCAAAACCGGTCAGAGCATTGATGTAACGGTTTCTTCCCTTGGAGACTGTTCATCACTGCAGGGTGGGACGCTGATTGCCACGCCTCTTAAGGGTCTTGATGGTCAGGTGTATGCCATTGCGCAGGGGGCGGTCAGCATCGGCGGCTTTGAGTCCACCGGTGTGAGGGGTGCACAGAAAAAGCATCTTACCGTGGCGCGAATACCAAGCGGCGCAACCGTGGAGCGGGAGGTTGCCCTGACATTTGCAGGGAAAAAAATAATAACCATCAGTCTTGATTCTGCGGATTTTACAACCATTTCGAGAACCGTCAACGCCATTGATGCTTTTTTAGGTGGTACCTATGCAACAGCCAAAGATGGGGCAACGGTTGACATCGTCGTCCCTGAAAAATTTTATAATCAGGAAGTCACCCTGCTTGCCGCCTTGGAAAACTTGAGCATCACACCCGATGCGTCGGCAAAAGTAGTGCTTGATGAAAGAACCGGGACCGTGGTCATGGGGGAGAATGTCCGGATCAGCCATCTTGCCCTGTCTCATGGCAACTTGAGCCTGCAGATTACCGCGGAACAATCGCGGCCACGATTGCCTAATGCACCGTCCAATGAAAATATTTCAGCCCGGGATCTGGAGAATCGGCTGGTGACCCTTTCCGTGGGCACAACCCTCGGGGAAGTGGTGCGAGCACTTAATTCCGTTGGAGTGACCCCCCGGGACCTGATTTCCATTTTTCAATCTATCAAGGCGTCTGGTGCTCTGCAGGCCGATCTTGAGATAATATGA
- the flgK gene encoding flagellar hook-associated protein FlgK — translation MAGISGMLNVAKEALLTHQLSVQVAAHNIANVDTPGYSRQVLGVTTNISTPSAVGNIGNGVQAVSIARKYDRFMTQRIMEQNSTLGDLEAQQQSLRVVEAIFNEAPGLALNDLMTQFWDSWQNLANNPEILSARQEVVQQGQLLGQHLQHMSAEIAKTKYDISMSLDNAVEDVNALTAQIADLNARISSTETTTYKANDLRDERDEILRELSSLIDVAYFENNSGDYTVLLRDGHSLVEQTQSWTLNWANEKMYWNNVKPDGTITRAPVSDKVSMGGKIGGYVAIHNELVEDNPENYLGKLDALANALVREVNQQHSQGAGLYAFSSEQIGTETAKNATHLNTTVNAANATDSIEAGIFKINDRSIGEIDGAAAVYGLAMTKASNAVQQINLAAAGVTAKMTTQLAGTVVDSTTLTAGGGDVFSFDINGVAVTYTTAAADVGDDALFAQNVIDSINTAITTYNATATNPMDISIEAVLGDDANGGVANSIVLRNTNAGDESRIIVGAITSTPVGLEDNLGLTAGTYDADATHNRGTISLFSDEQFTVVTNTDDTFLDHLGMGGGLTPEDRPNDGKFTYRFTDPGGVVMSLQGFQYNNELVTDGGSFDIWLYSSDGTLALPQPVNVSLERAYDLQDVADAINVSITNASGGGAWITASVKNNQLSLNPDSTHTFAFANDNSNFLQVAGINTFFSGYDASTLGVNSVVADNLNNMAAATVTVNGELFRGDNTNILAITNIQHDETVHFTGSTPNTLDDFYNSLVGKIGIRGRTVIRDTDFNGQVLNQMNEMRDSVSGVSLDEEMANLIRFQHAYSAAAKLISTADEMMITLLDTLKR, via the coding sequence ATGGCCGGTATTTCAGGTATGCTTAATGTTGCAAAAGAAGCGCTGCTTACCCACCAGCTTTCGGTGCAGGTTGCTGCCCATAACATTGCCAACGTTGATACACCGGGCTATTCCCGTCAGGTTTTAGGAGTAACCACCAATATTTCCACGCCGTCCGCGGTGGGAAATATCGGCAATGGCGTCCAGGCCGTGTCAATTGCCCGGAAATATGATCGGTTCATGACCCAGAGGATCATGGAGCAGAATTCCACTCTGGGCGATCTGGAGGCGCAGCAACAGTCACTGCGCGTTGTCGAAGCAATATTTAATGAAGCGCCGGGTCTGGCCCTGAATGATCTCATGACCCAGTTCTGGGACAGCTGGCAGAATCTTGCAAATAATCCGGAAATTCTTTCCGCCCGCCAGGAGGTTGTCCAGCAGGGTCAGTTGTTGGGCCAGCACCTCCAGCACATGAGTGCTGAAATAGCCAAGACAAAATACGATATCAGCATGAGCCTTGACAATGCCGTTGAAGACGTAAATGCCCTGACCGCCCAGATAGCTGATCTGAATGCCCGGATCAGTTCCACTGAAACAACGACCTACAAGGCGAATGATCTCAGGGATGAGCGCGATGAAATTTTAAGAGAGCTCTCCAGTCTTATTGATGTCGCCTATTTCGAAAATAATTCCGGTGATTATACCGTGTTGCTGAGAGACGGTCATAGCCTGGTGGAGCAAACGCAGAGCTGGACCTTAAACTGGGCAAATGAAAAAATGTACTGGAATAATGTTAAGCCCGACGGCACGATTACCCGGGCTCCGGTCAGCGATAAAGTTTCTATGGGCGGCAAAATCGGCGGGTATGTGGCAATCCATAATGAGCTCGTCGAGGACAACCCGGAGAATTATCTCGGCAAGCTTGACGCGCTCGCCAATGCCCTTGTCCGTGAAGTGAACCAGCAGCATTCCCAAGGTGCCGGCCTTTATGCTTTTTCCTCCGAACAGATCGGCACGGAGACGGCCAAGAACGCAACGCATCTGAATACTACGGTCAATGCGGCAAACGCCACCGATTCCATTGAGGCGGGCATTTTCAAGATTAACGATCGCAGCATCGGAGAAATCGACGGGGCCGCCGCGGTCTACGGACTGGCCATGACCAAGGCATCTAATGCCGTGCAGCAGATAAATCTCGCCGCGGCCGGAGTCACCGCCAAAATGACTACTCAGCTGGCTGGAACCGTAGTTGACTCAACAACTTTGACCGCCGGCGGCGGGGATGTTTTTTCATTTGATATCAATGGTGTTGCGGTCACCTATACAACTGCGGCGGCTGATGTGGGAGATGACGCGCTGTTTGCACAAAACGTCATTGATTCAATCAACACGGCTATAACCACATATAATGCCACAGCCACCAACCCGATGGATATCAGCATTGAGGCGGTTCTTGGGGATGATGCCAACGGCGGCGTCGCGAATTCAATCGTCTTGAGGAACACCAATGCCGGCGATGAATCACGGATTATTGTCGGCGCCATCACCTCAACGCCTGTCGGACTCGAAGACAATCTCGGTCTTACCGCAGGCACTTATGATGCTGATGCCACTCACAATCGTGGAACCATATCTCTTTTTTCCGATGAACAGTTTACGGTTGTAACCAATACCGATGATACCTTTCTCGATCATCTCGGTATGGGTGGAGGACTCACCCCTGAAGATCGGCCAAACGATGGTAAATTTACCTACCGCTTCACTGATCCCGGCGGAGTTGTCATGTCTCTCCAGGGCTTTCAGTATAACAATGAACTGGTGACTGACGGCGGCAGTTTTGACATCTGGTTATATAGTAGTGATGGGACTCTTGCTCTTCCTCAGCCGGTGAATGTTTCTCTGGAGCGGGCTTATGACCTTCAGGATGTCGCTGATGCGATCAATGTCTCAATAACCAATGCCAGCGGCGGCGGCGCCTGGATAACGGCGTCGGTCAAAAATAATCAGCTGTCTCTCAACCCCGACAGCACCCACACATTCGCTTTTGCCAATGACAATTCGAACTTCCTGCAGGTTGCCGGGATCAATACGTTTTTCAGCGGGTACGATGCCAGCACCTTAGGCGTAAACAGCGTGGTTGCAGATAATCTCAACAACATGGCAGCAGCTACGGTCACCGTTAACGGTGAGCTTTTCAGGGGTGACAACACCAATATTCTGGCAATCACCAATATACAGCACGATGAAACCGTTCATTTTACCGGGAGCACCCCCAACACCCTTGATGATTTTTATAACTCACTTGTCGGCAAGATAGGCATCCGCGGGCGAACGGTTATCAGGGATACTGATTTTAATGGACAGGTGTTGAACCAGATGAATGAAATGCGTGATTCGGTTTCAGGGGTTTCCCTTGATGAGGAAATGGCCAATCTTATACGGTTTCAGCATGCCTATTCAGCCGCAGCAAAATTGATCAGCACAGCTGACGAGATGATGATCACGCTTCTTGATACCTTGAAGCGATAA
- a CDS encoding flagellar protein FlgN produces MEYNDSPRIKALPEAIFKILDQQVRLLKELGTIVEEEKKALSERDLSALVSLSRKKENQLKRIATLDTLLQETARNATNIPQDKIIRLEDLRPHANEEELEILEGRKQTLESMREDVLERNMMNKRFTHDVLGYLNDAIHLITGAVAERSTYGARGSERRAVNGPTLISREV; encoded by the coding sequence ATGGAATACAACGATAGTCCAAGAATCAAGGCTCTTCCTGAGGCCATTTTCAAAATTCTCGACCAGCAGGTCCGTCTCCTCAAAGAACTCGGGACAATTGTAGAAGAGGAAAAAAAGGCCCTTTCGGAAAGGGATCTGTCGGCGCTTGTCAGTCTCAGCAGGAAAAAAGAAAATCAGCTCAAGAGAATAGCCACACTTGATACGTTACTGCAGGAGACAGCCAGAAATGCGACCAATATCCCGCAAGACAAGATTATTCGGCTCGAAGATCTGAGACCCCATGCAAATGAAGAGGAGCTGGAAATTCTTGAGGGCCGGAAGCAGACCCTGGAATCCATGCGGGAAGATGTCCTGGAGCGCAATATGATGAATAAACGGTTTACCCATGATGTTCTCGGCTACCTCAATGATGCCATTCACCTGATAACCGGTGCGGTTGCGGAACGTTCCACCTATGGCGCCCGGGGAAGCGAAAGAAGGGCTGTCAATGGCCCTACCCTGATCAGCAGAGAGGTCTGA
- a CDS encoding rod-binding protein — protein MNLSETGLITLKQTPVSADIIKEKKLRKACADFEAIILKQMLATMRKSIPKSGLVDTSYAQEMYQSLHDDGLAEKMAHTKGMGFGEILFQQLTGKIKPTAAK, from the coding sequence ATGAATTTATCTGAAACAGGATTAATAACCCTTAAGCAAACGCCGGTTTCTGCCGATATTATTAAAGAGAAAAAGCTGCGTAAAGCCTGCGCTGATTTTGAAGCGATCATCTTGAAGCAGATGCTTGCAACGATGCGCAAAAGCATCCCCAAGAGCGGACTTGTTGACACCAGTTATGCCCAGGAAATGTACCAATCGCTTCATGATGATGGATTAGCAGAAAAGATGGCGCACACCAAGGGTATGGGATTCGGTGAAATACTCTTTCAGCAACTCACGGGAAAAATCAAACCAACCGCAGCAAAATAG
- a CDS encoding flagellar basal body L-ring protein FlgH: MRSTRNLIIIPTLLLMITGCVASGSSKLTDTAPSSKDLPERFSLPTVERQNALPQEGAIYSQQTNLDLYRDSRARAIGDILLVKIVETSTGSKNASTKTERESSISGGVAALFGVEKWLSGKNSNFTPSMTSLQAGLTNDFEGKGETKRDSTVTATLSARVVDVTMDGNLVVRGFREIRVNDETQYIILSGIVRIKDISQDNSILSSHISDARIEYSGTGVISDKQHPGWLARGLDLLWPF; encoded by the coding sequence GATGATTACAGGTTGTGTTGCCAGCGGATCAAGCAAGTTGACCGACACGGCACCCTCATCAAAGGATCTGCCGGAAAGGTTCAGCCTGCCCACCGTGGAAAGGCAGAACGCATTGCCCCAGGAAGGGGCGATCTATTCCCAGCAGACAAATCTCGATCTGTATAGGGACAGCCGGGCTCGGGCCATCGGCGATATTCTTCTTGTGAAAATCGTCGAAACCTCCACCGGATCAAAAAATGCTTCAACCAAGACCGAAAGAGAGTCCTCCATTTCCGGCGGCGTTGCTGCTTTATTCGGGGTTGAAAAATGGCTTTCCGGCAAGAACAGCAATTTCACCCCATCCATGACATCCCTCCAGGCCGGCCTTACAAACGATTTTGAAGGAAAAGGTGAAACAAAACGCGACAGTACGGTCACCGCCACCCTTTCGGCACGGGTTGTTGATGTAACCATGGACGGCAATCTGGTGGTTCGGGGCTTCAGGGAAATACGCGTCAATGACGAAACCCAGTACATTATTCTTTCGGGCATTGTGAGGATCAAGGATATTTCTCAGGATAATTCCATACTTTCGTCACATATCTCGGACGCCAGGATCGAATACAGCGGCACCGGGGTGATAAGCGACAAGCAACATCCCGGCTGGCTCGCCCGAGGGCTTGATCTGCTCTGGCCATTCTGA